A portion of the Coraliomargarita parva genome contains these proteins:
- the lpxK gene encoding tetraacyldisaccharide 4'-kinase, which produces MRIRALLRIYKERLVRKANAFAQFTADVIYDRRHGRGAEVMATFLYGMSILFSGIVQLRWYLYEHRIMRNKPLGCLVVVVGNLTVGGTGKTPVVEKFARTLHERGRKVAILSRGYKSKKEPLPKKLWRKLTHGEEAPPKIVSDGNEVLLDSEVAGDEPYMLACNLPGVVVLCDKNRVKAGSYAIRRFGCDTLILDDGFQYLPLKGRLNLLLVDKTNPFGNQHLLPRGILREPIKHLNRASYIFLTKSDGTRDEALLELIREHNAEAEIIECAHKPQFLQRVGTGERLPLEALKGAHVAAFSGIASPESFENMLRDFGAEIRFNQRFLDHHRFTRWEVQRVYKEAAHAGLEMIVTTEKDAVRLYDDIESEIPVYFLRLEIDILSGEEDFEGAAERICLPRNDVSKIAQPPFHSGT; this is translated from the coding sequence GTGCGAATCCGAGCTTTACTGCGTATTTATAAAGAAAGGCTGGTCCGAAAAGCGAATGCTTTCGCCCAGTTTACCGCTGACGTGATCTATGATCGCCGTCACGGGCGCGGGGCTGAAGTCATGGCGACTTTCCTCTACGGGATGTCCATCCTGTTCAGCGGAATCGTGCAGCTGCGCTGGTACCTCTACGAGCACCGGATCATGCGCAACAAGCCGCTCGGCTGTCTGGTTGTGGTGGTCGGAAATCTGACCGTAGGGGGGACCGGGAAGACGCCGGTGGTGGAAAAATTCGCCCGTACGCTGCACGAGCGCGGGCGCAAGGTGGCGATTTTGAGCCGTGGCTACAAAAGTAAGAAGGAGCCGCTGCCGAAAAAGCTCTGGCGCAAGCTGACCCACGGAGAAGAGGCCCCGCCGAAGATCGTGAGCGACGGCAATGAGGTGCTGCTCGACTCCGAGGTGGCCGGGGACGAGCCGTACATGCTGGCGTGCAACCTGCCGGGCGTGGTGGTCCTGTGCGACAAGAACCGGGTGAAGGCCGGCTCCTATGCGATCCGCCGCTTCGGCTGCGACACGCTCATTTTGGACGACGGCTTCCAGTACCTGCCGCTGAAGGGGAGGCTCAACCTGCTCCTGGTCGACAAGACGAATCCGTTCGGGAACCAGCACCTTCTGCCCCGCGGGATCCTGCGCGAACCGATCAAGCACTTGAACCGGGCGAGTTATATCTTTCTGACCAAGTCGGACGGGACGCGTGACGAGGCCCTGCTGGAACTGATCCGCGAGCACAATGCGGAGGCTGAAATCATCGAGTGCGCACACAAGCCGCAGTTCCTGCAGCGCGTGGGAACCGGGGAGCGCCTGCCCCTGGAGGCCCTGAAGGGCGCTCACGTCGCCGCGTTCAGCGGGATCGCCTCGCCGGAAAGCTTTGAAAACATGCTGCGGGATTTCGGGGCGGAGATCCGGTTCAACCAGCGCTTCCTCGACCACCACCGCTTCACGCGCTGGGAGGTGCAACGGGTGTACAAGGAAGCCGCCCACGCCGGCCTCGAGATGATCGTGACCACCGAAAAAGATGCGGTCCGCTTGTACGATGATATCGAGTCGGAGATTCCGGTCTATTTCCTCCGCCTGGAAATTGATATCCTTTCAGGGGAGGAGGACTTTGAGGGGGCCGCCGAACGTATCTGCTTGCCACGCAATGATGTAAGTAAGATTGCCCAGCCGCCTTTTCACTCCGGAACTTGA
- a CDS encoding DNA topoisomerase 3 encodes MKYLIIAEKPSVATDLSRALAKTLGKFSKVGKSRDAQYFENENAAITSAVGHLVELKMPTGPNGKNLPWNFKVLPAIPNHFELQPIEKTHGRLKHVLSLAKKKEFDVIVNACDAGREGELIFQYIMEIGQVDKPVKRLWMQSMTTGAIQEAWEQLRTGEDMQNLAAAAKCRSESDWLVGLNSTRALTCFRSRHGGFNITSAGRVQTPTLAILAKREREIKAFTPEDYWEVHADFAVEKGNYPGRWIDPHFKKDETQPHGRAERIWEKELADAIRTRCEGKPGIVSEEKKPSKQIAPQLYDLTTLQREAPFTAQNTLAIAQALYERHKMVTYPRTDARYLPEDYLAKVKETTRELANSGHPVAKWAAESLEKGHIQFSKRVFNNAKVSDHFAIIPTGRVVKLTDAEAKLYDMIVKRFIAVFFPQAEFEVTKRLTTIHSEGSSDVFLTNGKTLVNPGWLAVYGRVAGVASNSDELVAVNDGEEADTVEVKVEDKTTNPPARFTESTLLSAMEGAGKLVDDDELREAMSERGLGTPATRAAIIEGLLRQKYIAREGRELNVTGKGLRLIELCEEMQIEPLTSPSMTGDWEAKLNKMEHGQFQRGDFMKEIISFTEEVVDKAKKHMEVAVNRVFPDLECPCPACGAPRLKQTDATYECREMECDFRISKHVAGRKLTEEEAKELFTTKKLPEMDGFRSRFNKPFSAALELAQTETKTGKKGKWKTNFVFDEDEPDSTEDLSEDQLLKPITLKTGKEAKLYATDKAYHVPQLKTDDAPEGFRLGKTILQKELKPAEVEKLFTEGKTPLIDGFISKRTKRPFKAFLTLDFESGKVGFEFAPRPAKKAAKKDSAES; translated from the coding sequence ATGAAATATTTGATCATCGCCGAAAAACCCTCCGTGGCCACTGACCTCTCCCGCGCGCTCGCCAAGACGCTGGGCAAATTCAGCAAGGTCGGCAAATCCCGCGATGCCCAATATTTCGAGAATGAGAATGCGGCCATCACCTCGGCGGTCGGCCACCTGGTCGAGCTGAAGATGCCGACCGGCCCGAACGGCAAGAACCTGCCCTGGAACTTCAAGGTCCTCCCCGCCATCCCCAATCATTTCGAGCTGCAACCCATCGAAAAGACCCACGGCCGGCTCAAGCACGTGCTCAGCCTGGCCAAAAAGAAGGAGTTCGATGTCATCGTGAATGCCTGTGACGCCGGTCGCGAGGGTGAGCTGATCTTCCAATATATAATGGAGATCGGCCAGGTCGACAAGCCGGTGAAGCGCCTCTGGATGCAGTCCATGACTACCGGAGCGATTCAGGAAGCCTGGGAGCAACTCCGCACCGGCGAAGACATGCAGAACCTCGCCGCCGCGGCCAAGTGCCGCTCGGAGTCCGACTGGCTGGTCGGCCTGAACTCCACCCGCGCCCTCACCTGCTTCCGTTCGCGTCACGGCGGATTCAACATCACTTCGGCCGGCCGCGTCCAAACCCCCACCCTCGCCATCCTGGCCAAGCGCGAGCGCGAGATCAAAGCCTTCACCCCGGAAGACTACTGGGAGGTGCATGCCGACTTTGCGGTCGAAAAGGGCAACTATCCCGGCCGCTGGATCGATCCCCATTTCAAGAAGGACGAAACCCAGCCGCACGGACGCGCGGAGCGCATCTGGGAAAAGGAGCTGGCCGACGCGATCCGGACCCGCTGCGAAGGCAAGCCGGGCATCGTCAGCGAGGAAAAGAAGCCCAGCAAGCAAATCGCCCCGCAGCTCTACGACCTCACCACCCTGCAGCGTGAGGCCCCCTTTACCGCCCAGAACACACTCGCCATCGCACAGGCCCTCTACGAGCGCCATAAGATGGTCACCTACCCGCGGACCGATGCCCGCTACCTGCCCGAGGACTACCTCGCCAAGGTCAAGGAAACCACCCGCGAGCTGGCCAACTCCGGCCACCCGGTCGCCAAATGGGCGGCGGAATCCCTCGAAAAAGGCCACATCCAGTTCAGCAAACGCGTCTTCAACAACGCCAAGGTCTCCGATCACTTTGCCATCATCCCGACCGGTCGTGTGGTCAAGCTGACCGATGCCGAGGCCAAGCTCTACGACATGATCGTCAAGCGCTTCATCGCGGTCTTCTTCCCGCAGGCCGAGTTCGAAGTCACCAAGCGCCTGACCACCATCCACTCCGAGGGCTCCAGCGACGTCTTCCTCACCAACGGCAAGACCCTCGTCAACCCGGGCTGGCTCGCCGTCTATGGCCGTGTCGCCGGGGTCGCCTCCAACAGCGACGAACTGGTCGCGGTCAACGATGGCGAGGAAGCTGATACCGTCGAGGTGAAGGTCGAGGACAAGACCACCAATCCGCCGGCCCGCTTTACCGAGTCCACCCTGCTCTCCGCCATGGAAGGCGCCGGCAAGCTGGTCGACGACGACGAGCTGCGCGAGGCCATGTCCGAGCGCGGACTGGGCACACCGGCCACCCGCGCCGCCATCATCGAAGGCCTGCTGCGCCAGAAGTACATCGCCCGCGAAGGCCGCGAACTCAATGTCACCGGCAAGGGCCTGCGCCTGATCGAGCTCTGCGAGGAGATGCAGATCGAGCCGCTCACCTCTCCCTCCATGACCGGCGACTGGGAAGCCAAGCTCAACAAGATGGAGCACGGCCAGTTCCAGCGCGGCGACTTCATGAAGGAGATCATTTCCTTCACCGAGGAGGTCGTCGACAAGGCCAAGAAGCACATGGAGGTCGCGGTCAACCGCGTCTTCCCCGACCTGGAGTGCCCCTGCCCGGCCTGCGGCGCCCCGCGCCTCAAGCAGACCGACGCCACCTACGAGTGCCGCGAAATGGAATGCGACTTCCGCATCTCCAAGCACGTGGCCGGCCGCAAGCTCACCGAGGAGGAAGCCAAGGAACTCTTTACCACCAAGAAGCTGCCCGAAATGGACGGCTTCCGCAGCCGCTTCAACAAGCCCTTCAGTGCCGCGCTCGAGCTGGCACAGACCGAAACCAAGACCGGCAAGAAGGGCAAGTGGAAGACCAATTTCGTCTTCGACGAGGACGAACCGGACTCCACCGAGGACCTGAGCGAGGACCAGCTGCTCAAGCCGATCACGCTGAAAACCGGCAAGGAAGCCAAGCTCTACGCGACCGACAAGGCCTACCACGTGCCGCAACTCAAGACCGACGACGCCCCCGAAGGCTTCCGCCTGGGCAAAACCATCCTGCAAAAGGAGCTCAAGCCCGCCGAGGTCGAGAAGCTTTTCACCGAGGGCAAGACCCCTCTCATCGACGGCTTCATCTCCAAGCGCACCAAGCGCCCCTTCAAGGCCTTCCTCACTCTCGACTTCGAGAGCGGCAAGGTCGGCTTCGAGTTTGCCCCCCGCCCCGCCAAGAAGGCGGCGAAAAAGGACTCCGCTGAAAGTTGA
- a CDS encoding phosphoserine transaminase, producing the protein MKPTTKPNRPYFSSGPCSKRPGWTFDAISDAMVGRSHRAKEAKARIQDVIDRSAGILGLPEGYVCGIVPASDTGAVEMALWSLLGARGVEMCAWESFGSGWVTDVIKQLKLENVTRHEADYGKLPDFSKVNFDNDVVFTYNGTTSGVKVPNTDWIPADRAGLTICDATSAVFAMDMDFSKLDVVTWSWQKVMGGEAAHGMIVLSPRAIERLESYTPAWPMPKIFRMTKGGKLIKGIFEGATINTVSMLCVEDALDGLKWAEEIGGLPALVARSDANLKVVADWVEQTDWIDFLAEEPATRSNTSICLKITADWYQALPEDEQAAKAKQIVKLLEAEDVAYDFGSYRDAPAGIRIWGGATVDAEDTAALLPWLEWAFEQIKG; encoded by the coding sequence ATGAAACCGACAACCAAGCCCAACCGCCCATATTTCTCTTCAGGCCCGTGCTCGAAGCGTCCTGGCTGGACCTTCGACGCGATCTCAGACGCAATGGTGGGCCGATCCCACCGTGCCAAGGAAGCCAAGGCCCGCATCCAGGACGTCATCGACCGCTCCGCCGGCATCCTCGGGCTCCCCGAAGGCTATGTCTGCGGCATCGTGCCGGCCTCCGATACCGGCGCCGTCGAAATGGCACTCTGGTCCCTCCTCGGCGCCCGCGGCGTCGAAATGTGCGCATGGGAGTCTTTCGGTTCCGGCTGGGTCACCGATGTGATCAAGCAACTTAAGCTGGAGAATGTCACCCGCCACGAGGCCGACTACGGCAAGCTGCCCGATTTCTCCAAAGTCAATTTCGACAACGACGTCGTCTTCACCTACAACGGCACCACTTCCGGGGTCAAGGTTCCCAACACCGACTGGATCCCCGCCGACCGTGCCGGCCTGACCATCTGCGATGCGACTTCCGCCGTCTTCGCCATGGATATGGACTTCAGCAAGCTCGACGTCGTCACCTGGTCCTGGCAGAAGGTCATGGGGGGCGAAGCCGCCCACGGCATGATCGTGCTCAGCCCGCGCGCCATCGAGCGCCTCGAGAGCTACACCCCCGCCTGGCCTATGCCGAAGATCTTCCGCATGACCAAGGGCGGCAAGCTCATCAAGGGCATCTTTGAAGGCGCCACCATCAACACCGTGTCCATGCTCTGCGTGGAAGACGCCCTCGACGGCCTCAAGTGGGCCGAGGAAATCGGCGGCCTGCCCGCACTCGTCGCCCGCTCCGACGCCAACCTCAAGGTCGTGGCCGACTGGGTCGAGCAGACCGACTGGATCGATTTCCTCGCCGAAGAGCCCGCCACACGCTCCAATACCTCCATCTGCCTCAAGATCACCGCAGACTGGTACCAGGCCCTGCCTGAGGACGAGCAAGCCGCCAAGGCCAAGCAAATCGTCAAGCTCCTCGAAGCCGAGGACGTGGCCTACGACTTCGGCAGCTACCGCGACGCCCCCGCCGGCATCCGCATCTGGGGCGGCGCCACCGTCGACGCCGAAGACACCGCCGCACTCCTGCCCTGGCTCGAGTGGGCCTTCGAGCAAATCAAAGGCTAA
- a CDS encoding helix-turn-helix domain-containing protein: MRTEEAFGTALKLVRNREGLSQAKLAAACRCDVTSISKLERGLTQPSLHFMLVLAKGLGVSPEELLSKTLENEPELP; this comes from the coding sequence CTGAGAACGGAAGAGGCATTCGGAACAGCGCTTAAGTTGGTGAGGAACAGGGAGGGCCTGTCTCAGGCCAAACTTGCGGCTGCCTGTCGTTGTGATGTCACTTCCATCTCAAAACTTGAACGGGGGCTAACTCAGCCGTCGCTCCATTTTATGTTAGTGCTGGCTAAAGGGCTCGGCGTGTCACCCGAAGAGCTATTGTCGAAAACTCTGGAAAACGAACCAGAGCTACCTTGA
- a CDS encoding sodium:solute symporter family protein produces the protein MHWIDWIIVFVPVSVVLGLAVYSRRYVRGVVDFLAAGRVAGRYVLSAGDLTSGLSVITLVALVEAKYQVGYALTFWEYMMVPVWVAMGLTGYCVYRFRETRSLSIGQFLEMRYNRPLRIVAAGLRTFSEMVTNAIGPAVAANFFIYYIGLPHQLSLFGINMPTFGLIVALSLCLCMLVIWPGGRISLLISDAFQGLMSYPIFVIVAGYIFLHFGWNDTIGPVMMDRVQGESFINPFDIEKLRDFNIFALVVTILGNVLNRASWIGNDTTNCGRTPHEQKMAGILGTWRALYAQLMLLLIAVMMIALMTHQKFADQTHDIRLELTAKVAEEAVVDPRLREQLNANLSQIPVQKHRIGEDTPLSREENIDTPYIETARSTLAGTPQGNLEFQKFRTLYHQMMLPVALKNILPVGLMGLFCLLMIMLLISTDDSRVFNASSTIIQDIILPFRKKTFTPKQHLRVLRLSSVGVCLFFFFVSIFFVQLDYIMMFTVIMTGLWLGGAGPIMIFGLYSRFGNSVGAFGSLIFGSGLSLVGLLLQRNWAETVYPWLDARGWVEAIGHLLENVSSPFNPYIVWQMNAVKFPINSYELYFMAMVSGIAAYVIGSALTQRRPFNLDRLLHRGVYDVAHEYKEPLKWTIGNAFKKLIGITPEYTLGDRIIAWSVFGYALIYKFGLCFCGVLLWNLISPWPKQWWSHYFLVTSLCVTAVLGIISTVWFFIGGIIDIRKLFRDLTARIDDPLDNGMVEGHVSLADKAAFEAKGVPVSKDEE, from the coding sequence ATGCACTGGATCGATTGGATTATTGTGTTCGTTCCCGTATCGGTGGTCTTGGGCTTGGCCGTTTACAGTCGCCGGTATGTTCGTGGGGTGGTTGACTTTTTGGCGGCCGGACGGGTTGCAGGACGTTATGTGCTATCGGCCGGGGACCTGACATCAGGGCTCAGCGTTATTACTCTGGTGGCCTTGGTTGAGGCAAAATACCAGGTCGGTTACGCACTGACATTTTGGGAATATATGATGGTTCCGGTATGGGTCGCCATGGGATTGACTGGATACTGTGTGTATCGTTTTCGGGAGACACGTTCGCTGTCCATCGGTCAATTTCTTGAGATGCGTTATAACCGGCCCTTGCGTATTGTCGCTGCGGGGTTGCGCACATTTTCCGAAATGGTGACGAATGCAATCGGACCGGCGGTGGCGGCAAACTTTTTTATCTACTATATCGGATTGCCCCATCAGTTGTCGCTTTTCGGAATCAACATGCCAACATTCGGGCTGATCGTGGCACTGTCTTTATGCTTGTGCATGCTTGTGATTTGGCCGGGTGGGCGTATTTCCCTGCTCATTTCAGATGCGTTTCAGGGGCTAATGAGTTACCCGATCTTCGTCATTGTTGCCGGATATATCTTCCTGCATTTCGGGTGGAACGACACCATTGGTCCTGTGATGATGGACCGCGTGCAAGGGGAAAGTTTTATTAATCCCTTCGATATCGAGAAGCTCCGAGATTTTAATATTTTTGCACTCGTAGTGACGATTCTGGGGAACGTTCTCAACCGTGCGAGTTGGATTGGCAACGACACGACCAACTGTGGCCGCACGCCTCATGAACAAAAGATGGCAGGTATTCTGGGCACTTGGCGTGCGCTTTATGCGCAATTAATGCTTCTGCTGATTGCGGTGATGATGATCGCGCTGATGACGCATCAAAAATTTGCGGATCAGACCCACGACATTAGACTGGAACTGACAGCAAAAGTCGCGGAGGAGGCGGTGGTGGATCCGCGATTAAGAGAGCAACTGAACGCGAACCTGTCTCAGATCCCCGTCCAGAAGCATCGGATTGGAGAGGATACTCCACTTTCGCGTGAGGAGAACATCGATACACCTTATATTGAGACTGCGCGTTCTACTTTGGCAGGCACCCCACAAGGCAATTTGGAGTTTCAAAAGTTCCGCACGCTCTACCATCAGATGATGCTTCCGGTCGCCTTGAAAAATATTTTACCGGTGGGATTGATGGGATTGTTTTGTCTTTTGATGATCATGTTGTTGATCTCGACTGACGACTCACGGGTATTCAACGCTTCGTCGACTATTATTCAGGATATTATCCTGCCGTTTCGAAAAAAAACGTTCACTCCGAAGCAACACTTGCGGGTATTACGTCTGTCTTCCGTTGGGGTTTGCCTCTTTTTCTTTTTCGTTTCCATCTTCTTCGTTCAGCTGGATTATATCATGATGTTTACGGTCATCATGACCGGTTTATGGCTAGGTGGTGCGGGGCCAATCATGATCTTCGGACTCTACAGCCGGTTTGGGAATTCCGTTGGCGCGTTTGGTTCGCTGATCTTTGGCTCTGGCCTTTCGCTTGTCGGCCTGCTTCTGCAGCGGAATTGGGCTGAAACGGTTTATCCCTGGCTGGATGCGCGAGGGTGGGTCGAAGCGATCGGGCATTTACTGGAGAATGTTTCCAGCCCGTTCAATCCATACATTGTGTGGCAGATGAATGCTGTGAAATTTCCGATTAATTCTTACGAGCTCTACTTTATGGCGATGGTGAGTGGAATTGCAGCTTATGTTATCGGTTCGGCACTGACACAGCGCAGGCCCTTCAATCTGGATAGGCTGCTGCACCGAGGCGTTTATGACGTCGCTCACGAGTATAAAGAGCCCTTGAAGTGGACGATTGGAAACGCATTCAAAAAGCTGATCGGCATCACGCCGGAATATACACTTGGCGACCGCATTATAGCTTGGTCGGTCTTTGGTTACGCGCTCATCTATAAATTCGGGCTGTGCTTTTGCGGAGTGTTGCTTTGGAACTTGATCTCGCCATGGCCGAAACAGTGGTGGAGTCATTATTTTCTGGTCACGAGTTTATGTGTGACTGCTGTTCTAGGAATCATTTCAACGGTATGGTTCTTCATCGGTGGAATTATTGATATCCGTAAACTCTTTCGGGATCTTACGGCACGGATCGATGACCCATTGGATAATGGTATGGTTGAAGGGCACGTTTCACTGGCAGACAAAGCCGCCTTTGAAGCCAAAGGAGTGCCTGTCTCAAAAGACGAAGAATAG
- a CDS encoding arylsulfatase, with amino-acid sequence MENRFSIRAGFIVVSLFAALTCRAETPPNVIYILADDLGYAEVGYNGQEKIQTPELDTMASQGMRFTNHYCGNSVCAPSRCSLMTGKHPGHAYIRSNSPTYPDGQTPLLEGTETVGRLMQRAGYKTAVIGKWGLGSVWDSGNPNKQGFDYFFGYTDQRLAHNYYPEYLWRNSEKVILDNGNGKENDYSHDLFTLEALQFIDENGAHPFFLYLAYTIPHLAYQVPDLAQYEEMDWPSKMKIHAAMTSRMDRDIGVIKRRLETLGLAEKTLIIFSSDNGAHGQHGSLDFFHNSGELRGKKRDMYEGGVRSPTIAYWPGHVRAGSVSDHLSAFWDLLPTLSELTGEPIQGETDGISILPTLLGDEQDQKEHAYLYWELYEGSPNQAIRIGKWKGIVADRREGTNIELYDLTADVSEQADVASTHPDVVDQIDKALKQAHVPNPYWAKDNVPLYNVQAACEVNAVKPPATESEESH; translated from the coding sequence ATGGAAAATCGATTTAGTATTAGGGCGGGGTTTATTGTTGTCTCGCTTTTCGCTGCGTTAACCTGTCGTGCTGAGACGCCGCCGAATGTGATTTATATTCTGGCGGATGATCTCGGTTACGCTGAAGTCGGCTACAATGGGCAGGAGAAGATCCAGACCCCGGAACTGGACACGATGGCTTCGCAAGGGATGCGTTTTACCAATCACTATTGTGGCAATTCCGTCTGTGCGCCGTCGCGTTGTAGTCTGATGACGGGGAAGCATCCCGGGCATGCGTATATCCGTTCCAATAGCCCAACTTATCCGGATGGGCAGACGCCACTGCTGGAAGGCACGGAAACTGTTGGTCGACTGATGCAGCGTGCGGGCTACAAGACTGCGGTTATCGGAAAGTGGGGGCTGGGCTCGGTTTGGGATAGCGGGAACCCAAATAAACAGGGATTCGACTATTTCTTCGGCTACACGGATCAGCGTCTCGCGCATAACTACTATCCAGAATACCTTTGGCGGAATTCCGAGAAAGTTATCTTGGACAATGGTAACGGCAAAGAGAACGACTATAGCCACGACCTCTTTACGTTGGAAGCGTTGCAGTTTATTGATGAAAATGGAGCGCATCCGTTCTTCCTTTACCTCGCCTACACCATCCCGCACTTGGCCTATCAAGTTCCTGATCTTGCCCAGTATGAAGAGATGGATTGGCCATCAAAGATGAAAATCCATGCGGCAATGACTTCGCGCATGGACCGTGATATCGGTGTGATCAAACGACGTTTGGAAACGCTGGGTCTTGCGGAGAAGACTCTGATCATTTTCAGCAGTGATAATGGGGCACACGGCCAGCATGGCTCACTGGATTTTTTTCATAACTCCGGTGAGTTGCGTGGCAAAAAGCGTGATATGTATGAGGGTGGCGTTCGCTCGCCGACTATCGCGTATTGGCCGGGGCACGTGCGTGCTGGCAGTGTGAGCGATCACCTCTCTGCTTTTTGGGACCTATTGCCGACCTTGTCTGAATTAACCGGCGAACCCATCCAGGGCGAGACAGACGGCATCTCGATCTTGCCGACTCTCCTGGGAGACGAACAGGATCAAAAAGAGCATGCATATCTGTATTGGGAGTTGTATGAAGGTTCTCCAAATCAGGCAATACGCATAGGAAAGTGGAAAGGCATCGTGGCGGATCGGCGTGAGGGCACGAATATTGAACTGTATGATCTAACTGCAGACGTAAGCGAGCAAGCCGATGTGGCATCGACTCATCCCGATGTGGTCGATCAGATCGATAAAGCCTTAAAGCAAGCACATGTGCCAAATCCCTATTGGGCAAAAGACAATGTTCCACTATACAATGTGCAGGCCGCTTGTGAGGTGAATGCGGTAAAGCCGCCCGCAACCGAGTCTGAAGAGTCACATTAA
- a CDS encoding sulfatase family protein, translating to MKTNNGRRPNILWISFEDTYPYYGCYGDSVARTPNLDRFASGGCLWTNCFATAGVCAPARSAIITGMYPISIGTQHMRTTHQSPTVPELPTPYSPVVPPHVKCFSEYFRAAGYFCSNNEKTDYQFETPLTAWDDWGESAHWRNRPDLDQPFFAVFNPGRTHESGMWEGKTSDEEFDLDSIVVPPYLADTMEVRKSLSRMYSNIERSDQEFGELLQQLEDDGLTENTYIFHWSDHGPLPRGKRWLYDAGIRVPLIARGPDLPRGVVSPQLVSTIDLAPTMLSLAGIECPKHLQGQVFAGPDAEKPRDYVYASRDRIDESYDRVRAVRDERFKYIRNYYPDIPYFQWVPYLNKHPIVREMIDLYLDDKLDTAQSLMFQPQRPVEELYDTRLDPHEINNLAADEKYAEDLKRLGNQMDHWLERVGDLGEIDEAEMVRQWYPDGVRPTTAQPKAFIIGRNNIGGVVVPDREVVSCSAPNRLMLYCASQGASLAYTLGSGESARWQLYTKPLKLEEGTYTLRVRAVRVGYFESQEARFELQITSLTVAEMDAQPSVAGSQ from the coding sequence ATGAAAACGAACAACGGGCGTCGTCCCAATATCCTCTGGATCTCTTTTGAAGATACTTATCCCTATTACGGCTGCTATGGGGATAGCGTGGCGCGCACGCCGAATCTGGATCGCTTTGCGTCCGGGGGCTGCCTCTGGACGAACTGCTTTGCGACGGCTGGCGTTTGTGCGCCGGCACGCTCTGCGATTATCACGGGCATGTATCCGATTTCCATCGGGACCCAGCATATGCGGACGACGCATCAAAGTCCCACTGTTCCGGAATTGCCCACCCCGTATTCACCGGTGGTTCCTCCGCATGTGAAATGCTTTAGCGAATATTTCCGGGCGGCCGGTTATTTTTGCTCGAATAATGAAAAGACGGACTACCAGTTCGAGACGCCGCTGACGGCTTGGGACGACTGGGGCGAGTCTGCGCATTGGCGCAATCGACCGGATTTGGATCAGCCGTTTTTTGCGGTATTCAATCCCGGTCGCACACATGAGAGTGGCATGTGGGAGGGGAAGACTTCCGATGAAGAGTTCGATCTTGATTCGATTGTGGTGCCTCCATACCTGGCGGATACGATGGAAGTGCGAAAATCGCTGTCACGGATGTATTCGAATATCGAGCGCAGTGATCAAGAGTTTGGAGAGCTGTTGCAACAGCTGGAGGATGATGGTTTAACGGAAAATACCTACATTTTCCATTGGAGTGATCATGGCCCCTTGCCGCGCGGTAAGCGCTGGTTGTATGATGCCGGCATTCGAGTGCCATTGATCGCACGTGGTCCGGATCTCCCTCGGGGAGTGGTCAGTCCGCAGCTCGTGAGCACGATCGACTTGGCTCCCACCATGCTTTCATTGGCGGGGATCGAGTGTCCGAAGCATTTGCAGGGGCAGGTCTTTGCCGGGCCTGATGCGGAAAAGCCCCGGGACTATGTGTATGCCAGCCGGGACCGTATCGACGAGTCGTATGACCGGGTCCGCGCGGTTCGTGACGAACGCTTCAAGTATATCCGGAATTATTATCCGGATATTCCCTATTTCCAATGGGTGCCGTATTTGAATAAGCATCCGATCGTTCGCGAGATGATCGATCTGTATCTCGATGACAAGTTGGACACTGCGCAGTCGCTGATGTTTCAACCGCAACGCCCGGTCGAGGAACTCTATGACACTCGACTGGACCCGCATGAAATCAACAACCTTGCAGCTGATGAAAAATACGCAGAAGATTTGAAGCGCCTTGGAAACCAGATGGACCACTGGTTGGAGCGTGTCGGCGATCTGGGCGAAATCGATGAAGCCGAAATGGTGCGTCAATGGTATCCGGATGGAGTGCGACCGACGACAGCTCAGCCTAAAGCCTTCATCATTGGCAGAAATAATATTGGTGGAGTCGTTGTTCCGGATCGGGAGGTGGTGTCCTGTTCCGCTCCCAATCGACTGATGCTGTATTGCGCCTCGCAGGGGGCTTCGCTTGCTTACACTTTAGGGTCCGGCGAGTCTGCTCGCTGGCAACTCTATACAAAGCCGCTCAAGCTCGAAGAAGGAACTTATACGCTGAGGGTTCGGGCGGTTCGAGTTGGCTATTTTGAGAGCCAGGAAGCTCGGTTTGAGCTGCAAATCACTAGCTTGACGGTTGCTGAAATGGACGCTCAACCGAGCGTTGCCGGGAGTCAGTAA